The genomic region AAAAAGTCATTCTCAATCCAGCCCCAGCCCGCAATTTGGAGTGGAAATATCTGGAGGGGATTTACCTTTTTGCTCCCAATGAAACTGAACTTCATAATTTAACGGGAGTAAATACCAATTCCCGGGATGAAATCCTCAAAGGTGCTCATTTTCTCTTAGAAAAGGGAGTCCAAAACGTATTGGTAACCCTTGGAGAAAAGGGATCTTTGTTGGTTAATAACACAATAAATCGATCATTCCCAGCCTATCCGGTTACATCGATTGACACCACTGGGGCTGGTGATGCTTTTATTGGTGCCTTGGTCCATATCTTGAGCCAGGGAGAAAGGTTGGAAGAATCAATCGATAAAGCCAGTGGTTACGCTGCTTTATCAACGACTCAGAGAGGCACTCAAAAATCATTTGCCAATAGAGAAACCTTCGAACATTGGTTTTCCCAGCAATCGAAAGGTTAAGATCTTTAATTATCCTTTTACTGCTCCCAAGGTAAGACCACGGACCAAATACCGCTGGAGCATTATTGCCAGAATTATAATCGGAATACTCGCCATAATAGAAGCGGAAGAAATCTCCGCCCAGAGTATTTCATGCCCTCCAATTAACCCGGATATATTCACCGTAATTGGAGTCACTCTGGATCGACCTAAAATTAAAGCAAAAATGAATTCATTCCAAGAGAACATAAAGCAAAAGAGAGCAGTCGCTACTAAACCTGGAGTCACTAAGGGTAGGGCAATTTTAACAAAAGCTCCCAACCTTCCACAACCATCGACCAAGGCCGCTTCTTCTAATTCATGAGGTAATTCCTCGAAAAAACCTTTCATCATCCATACTGCAAAGGGAACGTTGAAGAGAGCGTAAGTTAGAATCAAAGCCTGATAGGTATCAAGCCATCTCAGCGTCCGAAAAAAAAGGAAAAGAGGGAGAATCGATGCAACAGGGGGCATCATACGAATAGACAAAATCCAAAATGCCAGGTTTTCTCCTCCAATTTTAAAACGGGCTAAAGCATATGCAGCCAGGGAACCAAGAACTAAGGCAATTAAAGTAGTAAAAACCGTAATGATTAAGCTGTCTTGAATTCCTTTTCCCGCTCCCAGGTTCCAGGCTTGAGTGTAATGTTCAAAATTGATGGTTTGAGAAATGAAAACCGGTGGATAAGTAAAATATTCGCCTTTATCCTTAAATGAAGTCATAAAATTCCAAATAAAAGGACTTAAAGATACTAGAAGTAGAACAATGATGACTAAAATAATAAAACTGTTAAACCTCCTTTCTATCCGATTCAAATCATTTCCCTCCTCTTCCAAGATTTGAGAAAAATATTGGCAATGATGACGATGATGAGCAACTGAAAATATGCCATGGCCGAGGCATAACCCATATTAAAGTACTTAAAACCGGTCAAATAATTAAAAAACGATACGGTTTCTGATGATTGACCAGGACCTCCCATTGTCAGCAAAACAACCAAATCGAAAATTTTAAAAGCATCCATTATTCGAATGAGGAGGACTACAATCATAACCGGAGTGAGCAGAGGAACCACCAATGCTGAAAAAGTCTGCCAACGAGTCGCACCATCCACTCGGGCTGCTTCATAAAGTTCATCAGGAATTGCCTGCAAGCCGGCGAGCAGGGTAATCATCATAAAGGGAGTCCATTCCCATATGTCGGCAATAATAATCGAAAAAATTGAAACTGTTCCACTCCCTAACCAATTAACCGAAGCGATTCTAACCTGGTTGAAAATATAATTTAAAGGACCGTACTGATAATGGTAAATAATTCTCCAGATGCAACCAACAACAACTGGTGAAATCATCATTGGAAGGAGATAGAGGGTTGTAATTAAATTTTTACCTCGAAAGGTGCGATTTAAGAGTAGAGCAATGCCTAAGCCGATTAAAAATTGTACTCCAACCCCCAAAATAAGCTCTAAACCAGTATTTTTCATGGCATTCCAGAAGCGCTCATCGGTAAGCAGATTAAGATAATTGTGGACTCCGATAAACATCCGTTCCCCACCAGTCCCAATGTTCCACTGGCAGAGACTCAACCAAAAGGAATAAATCAAAGGAAAAATTGAGATCACTAAAAGCAGAATAATAGTTGGAAGAACAAAAAAGAATCCGATTAGTTTTACCTGCTTAACTAAGGAAAACACCCCCCTCTAAAAAATTTGACTACCGGGTTAAGCGCCCGGTAGTCAAATTCAATTCAAATCCTCAACAAATTACCAAAGACCAGCTTCTTTCCACCCTCTAACCAGTGCTTGGAACATCTCTTTCTGTTTTTCATAGCCTAATCGATCGGTTATT from Candidatus Atribacteria bacterium ADurb.Bin276 harbors:
- the ycjP_8 gene encoding Inner membrane ABC transporter permease protein YcjP, producing MNRIERRFNSFIILVIIVLLLVSLSPFIWNFMTSFKDKGEYFTYPPVFISQTINFEHYTQAWNLGAGKGIQDSLIITVFTTLIALVLGSLAAYALARFKIGGENLAFWILSIRMMPPVASILPLFLFFRTLRWLDTYQALILTYALFNVPFAVWMMKGFFEELPHELEEAALVDGCGRLGAFVKIALPLVTPGLVATALFCFMFSWNEFIFALILGRSRVTPITVNISGLIGGHEILWAEISSASIMASIPIIILAIMLQRYLVRGLTLGAVKG
- the sugA_8 gene encoding Trehalose transport system permease protein SugA: MFIGVHNYLNLLTDERFWNAMKNTGLELILGVGVQFLIGLGIALLLNRTFRGKNLITTLYLLPMMISPVVVGCIWRIIYHYQYGPLNYIFNQVRIASVNWLGSGTVSIFSIIIADIWEWTPFMMITLLAGLQAIPDELYEAARVDGATRWQTFSALVVPLLTPVMIVVLLIRIMDAFKIFDLVVLLTMGGPGQSSETVSFFNYLTGFKYFNMGYASAMAYFQLLIIVIIANIFLKSWKRREMI